Proteins found in one Neofelis nebulosa isolate mNeoNeb1 chromosome 3, mNeoNeb1.pri, whole genome shotgun sequence genomic segment:
- the ASB5 gene encoding ankyrin repeat and SOCS box protein 5 isoform X4, producing the protein MRLCKGGNLAVTGSWADRSPLHEAASQGRLLALRTLLSQGYNVNAVTIDHVTPLHEACLGDHVACARTLLEAGANVNAITIDGVTPLFNACSQGSASCTELLLEYGAKPQLESCLPSPTHEAASKGHHECLEILISWGIDVDQDIPHLGTPLYVACMSQQFHCIRKLLYAGADVQKGKYWDTPLHAAAQQSSTEVVNLLLEFGADINAKNTELLRPVDVATSSSLVERLLLQHEATPSSLCQLCRLCIRNYIGRPRLHLIPQLQLPTLLQNFLQYR; encoded by the exons GTTCCTGGGCAGACCGGTCACCACTACATGAAGCAGCAAGTCAAGGTCGTCTTCTTGCTCTGCGAACACTGCTATCCCAG GGTTACAATGTAAATGCAGTTACCATAGACCACGTCACCCCGCTGCACGAAGCCTGCCTTGGAGACCACGTGGCGTGTGCAAGAACTCTGCTGGAGGCTGGAGCTAAT GTAAACGCAATCACGATAGATGGTGTGACTCCATTATTCAATGCGTGCTCACAAGGCAGTGCCAGCTGTACAGAACTTCTTCTGGAATACGGTGCCAAACCTCAGCTGGAGTCCTGTCTTCCTTCTCCCACACATGAGGCCGCCAGCAAAG GCCATCACGAATGCCTAGAGATACTGATATCCTGGGGCATAGATGTTGACCAAGACATTCCTCATCTGGGAACTCCTCTGTACGTAGCTTGTATGTCACAGCAGTTCCACTGCATCCGGAAGCTTCTTTATGctg GTGCCGATgtacaaaaaggcaaatactgggACACCCCACTGCATGCAGCTGCCCAGCAGTCCAGTACGGAAGTTGTAAACTTACTGCTGGAATTTGGAGCCGATATCAATGCCAAAAATACAGAGCTTCTTAGACCTGTAGATGTAGCGACTTCCAGCAGTTTGGTGGAAAGATTGTTGCTTCAACATGAAG CTACTCCAAGCAGCCTTTGCCAACTTTGCCGACTCTGTATCAGAAACTACATAGGGAGGCCGAGATTGCACCTCATCCCCCAGCTCCAGCTGCCAACGTTGTTGCAGAATTTCTTACAGTACCGATAA
- the ASB5 gene encoding ankyrin repeat and SOCS box protein 5 isoform X2, whose amino-acid sequence MPADIAVETDCVQQILTKRRLASVEERSTKRKASWAILTSQGSWADRSPLHEAASQGRLLALRTLLSQGYNVNAVTIDHVTPLHEACLGDHVACARTLLEAGANVNAITIDGVTPLFNACSQGSASCTELLLEYGAKPQLESCLPSPTHEAASKGHHECLEILISWGIDVDQDIPHLGTPLYVACMSQQFHCIRKLLYAGADVQKGKYWDTPLHAAAQQSSTEVVNLLLEFGADINAKNTELLRPVDVATSSSLVERLLLQHEATPSSLCQLCRLCIRNYIGRPRLHLIPQLQLPTLLQNFLQYR is encoded by the exons ATGCCCGCAGATATTGCTGTTGAAACGGACTGCGTACAGCAGATCCTCACGAAAAGAAGGCTAGCGAGTGTAGAAGAACGTTCTACTAAACGAAAAGCTAGCTGGGCTATTCTGACCAGTCAAG GTTCCTGGGCAGACCGGTCACCACTACATGAAGCAGCAAGTCAAGGTCGTCTTCTTGCTCTGCGAACACTGCTATCCCAG GGTTACAATGTAAATGCAGTTACCATAGACCACGTCACCCCGCTGCACGAAGCCTGCCTTGGAGACCACGTGGCGTGTGCAAGAACTCTGCTGGAGGCTGGAGCTAAT GTAAACGCAATCACGATAGATGGTGTGACTCCATTATTCAATGCGTGCTCACAAGGCAGTGCCAGCTGTACAGAACTTCTTCTGGAATACGGTGCCAAACCTCAGCTGGAGTCCTGTCTTCCTTCTCCCACACATGAGGCCGCCAGCAAAG GCCATCACGAATGCCTAGAGATACTGATATCCTGGGGCATAGATGTTGACCAAGACATTCCTCATCTGGGAACTCCTCTGTACGTAGCTTGTATGTCACAGCAGTTCCACTGCATCCGGAAGCTTCTTTATGctg GTGCCGATgtacaaaaaggcaaatactgggACACCCCACTGCATGCAGCTGCCCAGCAGTCCAGTACGGAAGTTGTAAACTTACTGCTGGAATTTGGAGCCGATATCAATGCCAAAAATACAGAGCTTCTTAGACCTGTAGATGTAGCGACTTCCAGCAGTTTGGTGGAAAGATTGTTGCTTCAACATGAAG CTACTCCAAGCAGCCTTTGCCAACTTTGCCGACTCTGTATCAGAAACTACATAGGGAGGCCGAGATTGCACCTCATCCCCCAGCTCCAGCTGCCAACGTTGTTGCAGAATTTCTTACAGTACCGATAA
- the ASB5 gene encoding ankyrin repeat and SOCS box protein 5 isoform X3, with product MSRIYLNSGWLEVPWGDGDLGSWADRSPLHEAASQGRLLALRTLLSQGYNVNAVTIDHVTPLHEACLGDHVACARTLLEAGANVNAITIDGVTPLFNACSQGSASCTELLLEYGAKPQLESCLPSPTHEAASKGHHECLEILISWGIDVDQDIPHLGTPLYVACMSQQFHCIRKLLYAGADVQKGKYWDTPLHAAAQQSSTEVVNLLLEFGADINAKNTELLRPVDVATSSSLVERLLLQHEATPSSLCQLCRLCIRNYIGRPRLHLIPQLQLPTLLQNFLQYR from the exons ATGAGTCGGATTTACCTCAACAGTGGCTGGCTTGAAGTGCCATGGGGAGATGGCGATTTAG GTTCCTGGGCAGACCGGTCACCACTACATGAAGCAGCAAGTCAAGGTCGTCTTCTTGCTCTGCGAACACTGCTATCCCAG GGTTACAATGTAAATGCAGTTACCATAGACCACGTCACCCCGCTGCACGAAGCCTGCCTTGGAGACCACGTGGCGTGTGCAAGAACTCTGCTGGAGGCTGGAGCTAAT GTAAACGCAATCACGATAGATGGTGTGACTCCATTATTCAATGCGTGCTCACAAGGCAGTGCCAGCTGTACAGAACTTCTTCTGGAATACGGTGCCAAACCTCAGCTGGAGTCCTGTCTTCCTTCTCCCACACATGAGGCCGCCAGCAAAG GCCATCACGAATGCCTAGAGATACTGATATCCTGGGGCATAGATGTTGACCAAGACATTCCTCATCTGGGAACTCCTCTGTACGTAGCTTGTATGTCACAGCAGTTCCACTGCATCCGGAAGCTTCTTTATGctg GTGCCGATgtacaaaaaggcaaatactgggACACCCCACTGCATGCAGCTGCCCAGCAGTCCAGTACGGAAGTTGTAAACTTACTGCTGGAATTTGGAGCCGATATCAATGCCAAAAATACAGAGCTTCTTAGACCTGTAGATGTAGCGACTTCCAGCAGTTTGGTGGAAAGATTGTTGCTTCAACATGAAG CTACTCCAAGCAGCCTTTGCCAACTTTGCCGACTCTGTATCAGAAACTACATAGGGAGGCCGAGATTGCACCTCATCCCCCAGCTCCAGCTGCCAACGTTGTTGCAGAATTTCTTACAGTACCGATAA